Below is a genomic region from Actinomadura rubteroloni.
AGCATGTCGATGGCGCTGATGTTCGTGCTGGAGACGCTGTCGCCGACCGAGCGGGCGGTGTTCGTCCTGCGGGAGGCGTTCGACCTCGGGTACGACGAGATCGCGGCCGCCGTCGGGAAGACCCCGGCGGCGTGCCGCCAGATCGCGCTCCGCGCCCGGCGGCACGTCGAGGAGCAACGGCCACGGGCGGCGGTGTCGTCGGGGGCGGCGCGGGCGGCCGTGGACGCGTTCCGCCGCGCGTTCGAGACCGGCGATCCGCAGGGCGCGCTGGACGTGCTCGCGCCGCAGGTCGTCCTGGTCAGCGACGGGGGCGGCGTCAAGAAGGCCGCGGCGCGCCCGGTCACCGGGGCCGACAAGGTCGTCCGGATGCTCTTCGGGCGCGTGGCCAAGCTCGCCGGGACGCTCGCGATCGAGCCGACCGTCGTCAACGGCAGCCCGGCGCTGCTCGTCCGCCTGGACGGCGAGCTGGACGGCGTCCTGGCGGTCCGCGTCGAGGACGCCCGGATCACCGGGCTGTACTACGTGCGCAATCCGGAGAAGCTGACCCGCGTTCACACCGCGACGCCGCTCACCCTGCGCTGAGGGCGCGGACCCGTCCGGGGAAAAGAAAAAGGCAAGGGTCTCCCCTCGCCACTACCAATGTATAACACACCCGGGGGCTTGCGGCAAGACCCCGGGCGTGCTGCAAAATCTCCGGCCGGGGCCAGACCGTGCGGGGGATTCGCGTCTTCGGACCGCGCCCGGAATCTGGCCGGTAGAGCACTCACCAGGGGATGGGCGATTGATGTACGACGTGATCATCGTCGGCGGCGGGCCGACGGGCCTGATGCTGGCCGCCGAGCTGCGGCTGCACGACGCGCGGGTGCTCGTGCTGGAGAAGGAGCCCGAGCCCACCAAGGTCGTCCGGTCGCTCGGCCTGCACGTCCGCAGCATCGAGGTGATGGACCAGCGCGGCCTGCTGGAACGCTTCCTCGAAAAGGGCCGGAAGTTCCAGTTCGGCGGCTACTTCGCCGGAATCGACCGGCCGTGGCCCGAGAAGATGGACACCGCGCACTCCTACGTCCTCGGGATCCCGCAGCCGATCATCGACCGCCTGCTGGCCGAGCACGCCACCGAGGCGGGCGCCGAGATCCGGCGCGGCT
It encodes:
- a CDS encoding RNA polymerase sigma-70 factor yields the protein MSDTATETFVTYRNLLFTVAYEMLGSAADAEDVLQETWLRWVRVDPDEVRDERAYLVRIATRQALNRLRALQRRKESYVGPWLPEPLLTAPDVAEDAELAESMSMALMFVLETLSPTERAVFVLREAFDLGYDEIAAAVGKTPAACRQIALRARRHVEEQRPRAAVSSGAARAAVDAFRRAFETGDPQGALDVLAPQVVLVSDGGGVKKAAARPVTGADKVVRMLFGRVAKLAGTLAIEPTVVNGSPALLVRLDGELDGVLAVRVEDARITGLYYVRNPEKLTRVHTATPLTLR